From one Nonomuraea polychroma genomic stretch:
- a CDS encoding non-ribosomal peptide synthetase, which produces MTATSFPLTPAQERLWFLHQAGQDPSGYQVRAGDRLRGPLDPGRLRLALNRLAARHEALRTRLADAGDGRPVQIVSDEVDVDLELVEVPDEATAHDVCDTFVARPFEFGRAPLMRALLVRLAPDDHVFVLCLHHAICDGRSLQILLTELYGMLAGTFEPAAPAVPFSGYVTWLGRENRDRARRSPAARDYWRSRLAGAPSLLGLPTDRPRPAVPSGRGAQHRWVLPAHLHTGLVEGARRTRTTVFAMVLTALGVTLGRCADQDVVVVGCPMDGRTAPEFGQTVGMFANTVALRLDLGGDPTVADLLRQSRRTVAEALAYGGTPFDEVVELAGGRRDLSHNPLFQVMLVMDHLDGRPRTAGDLVLEHWELPAPEARFDLTLYVTVGDDVELYLDYAADLFDAETVATLAGHLTTAIEALTGDPDLPVSRISFDAGAGRAAPPAPPPSGVWESVADLIVRQAEQAPDRPAVLAPGESLPYGELVSRALELAARLQPLAESGDGRAVVGVSLPAGPDGIAAVIGILLAGAAYLPLDPGHPPARAALLLRQAQAVAVVAPPGRLAELDTFAGAKVPVSGGDVAGARAPVSGGRRVRPGDPAYVIFTSGSTGTPKGVQVPHGAVAEFTRSFVDVHGFGPEHRVLMLPPLTFDASVGDLFPVLASGGTLVIHPEPARLDGAELVRFCAEHGVTAVDAPVALWRRWVADLAETGVPESWPVEIMMVGGEEVPVEDVRAWQRLTRGRCALFNHYGPTEATVCATVHRIGGTDRLGDQGRVPIGTPLPHVRARVLDRSGRVVPTGGVGELHLGGAGLADGYVREPALTAAAFVPDPEGPDGARLYRTGDLARVRPGGAIEFLGRRDRQVKIRGHRIEPAEVEHAIRAHPAVTDSAVVVSGDRLIAYAATGAAELTPGTLRTFLRERLPGYLVPAAFMMVAAIPRTTHGKVDQAALPPLPGPAGEAPATSTESALAAVWQRVLGVHDVRRSDNFFEVGGHSLLAGRVVAEIKRELGMDVSLRAVLETADLAELAAAVEGGAEQEHLDLEPLAVLPPDLAVRPRTLPPVRRSPAILLTGATGFLGAHLIGELLARTDAEIVCLVRAADEHQARQRVLDNLRDYGLDAPPGRLRGLPGDLGSARFGLDQERFAELAGAVEVICHNGGQVNFHESFHRMSPVNVGGTVEALRLAGLGGARLHFVSTLGVFLGGAHRDRVVAETTAPDDPAGLETGYDQSKWVADRLVRRARDAGLPVMVHRPARVSGHSETGQGNAGDYFSRLLATCVRLGMVPDLPIEEDMAPVDYVAAGIAHLITDPAAAGDFHYFNGATISYREMAEALDATCVPWDTWRTQARDLGPDSPMAPFAPVLSAADPQFRRPAFDCGHTERVLARAGIVCPPADGALIRRYAGRLAEVVHA; this is translated from the coding sequence ATGACGGCCACGAGCTTCCCCCTGACGCCCGCCCAGGAACGGCTGTGGTTCCTGCACCAGGCCGGGCAGGACCCATCCGGTTACCAGGTCAGGGCCGGGGACCGGTTACGCGGGCCCCTCGACCCCGGCCGGCTGCGCCTGGCACTGAACCGCCTGGCCGCCAGGCACGAGGCGCTGCGCACGAGGCTGGCGGACGCCGGGGACGGGCGCCCGGTCCAGATCGTGAGCGACGAGGTCGACGTGGACCTGGAGCTGGTGGAGGTTCCCGACGAGGCCACGGCGCATGACGTGTGCGACACGTTCGTGGCCCGGCCGTTCGAGTTCGGCCGGGCGCCGCTCATGCGGGCGCTGCTCGTCCGGCTGGCGCCGGACGACCACGTGTTCGTGTTGTGCCTGCACCATGCGATCTGCGACGGGCGCTCGTTGCAGATCCTCCTCACCGAGCTGTACGGCATGCTGGCCGGGACCTTCGAGCCCGCCGCGCCTGCCGTTCCGTTCTCCGGCTACGTCACCTGGCTCGGCCGGGAGAACCGGGACCGTGCCCGGCGGAGCCCGGCCGCCCGCGACTACTGGCGTTCCCGGCTGGCCGGCGCGCCCTCCCTGCTGGGCCTGCCGACCGACCGGCCCCGCCCTGCCGTACCGAGTGGGCGCGGCGCGCAACATCGCTGGGTCCTGCCCGCCCACCTGCACACCGGCCTGGTGGAGGGCGCGCGCAGGACCAGGACGACGGTGTTCGCCATGGTGCTGACCGCCCTGGGCGTCACGCTGGGCAGGTGCGCCGACCAGGACGTCGTCGTCGTCGGATGCCCGATGGACGGTCGCACGGCGCCGGAGTTCGGGCAGACGGTCGGCATGTTCGCCAACACCGTCGCGCTGCGGCTGGATCTCGGCGGCGACCCCACCGTGGCGGACCTCCTCCGGCAGAGCAGGCGGACCGTGGCCGAGGCCCTCGCGTACGGCGGCACGCCGTTCGACGAGGTCGTGGAGCTGGCCGGAGGCCGCCGCGACCTCAGCCACAACCCGCTCTTCCAGGTCATGCTCGTCATGGACCACCTGGACGGCCGCCCGCGGACGGCCGGTGACCTGGTGCTCGAACATTGGGAGCTGCCCGCCCCGGAGGCCCGCTTCGACCTCACCCTGTACGTCACCGTGGGCGACGACGTCGAACTGTACCTCGATTACGCGGCCGACCTGTTCGACGCGGAGACCGTGGCGACCCTGGCGGGTCATCTGACCACGGCCATCGAGGCCCTCACCGGCGACCCGGACCTGCCGGTGAGCCGGATCTCCTTCGACGCCGGGGCGGGCCGTGCCGCACCGCCCGCGCCGCCGCCGTCCGGGGTCTGGGAGAGTGTGGCGGACCTGATCGTGCGGCAGGCCGAGCAGGCCCCGGACCGGCCCGCCGTCCTGGCCCCGGGGGAGTCGCTCCCGTACGGCGAGCTGGTGTCCCGGGCGCTGGAGCTGGCGGCGAGGCTGCAGCCGCTCGCCGAGTCCGGCGACGGGCGTGCGGTGGTCGGGGTGTCGCTCCCGGCCGGGCCGGACGGGATCGCCGCCGTCATCGGCATTCTGCTCGCCGGGGCCGCGTACCTGCCGCTCGACCCCGGCCATCCGCCCGCCCGGGCGGCGCTTCTGCTGCGTCAGGCGCAGGCGGTCGCGGTGGTCGCGCCGCCCGGCAGGCTGGCCGAGCTGGACACGTTCGCGGGGGCCAAGGTGCCGGTGTCCGGCGGGGACGTGGCGGGGGCGAGGGCGCCGGTGTCCGGTGGCCGGCGGGTGCGCCCCGGCGACCCGGCGTACGTGATCTTCACGTCCGGGTCGACGGGCACGCCCAAGGGCGTGCAGGTGCCGCACGGCGCCGTCGCGGAGTTCACCCGCTCGTTCGTCGACGTGCACGGCTTCGGGCCCGAGCACCGGGTGCTCATGTTGCCGCCCCTCACCTTCGACGCCTCCGTCGGCGACCTGTTCCCCGTGCTCGCCTCCGGCGGCACCCTGGTCATCCATCCCGAGCCGGCTCGGCTGGACGGCGCGGAGCTCGTACGGTTCTGTGCCGAGCACGGCGTCACCGCCGTCGACGCGCCGGTGGCGTTGTGGCGGCGCTGGGTCGCCGACCTGGCCGAGACAGGCGTCCCCGAGAGCTGGCCGGTCGAGATCATGATGGTCGGCGGCGAGGAGGTGCCGGTCGAGGATGTGCGCGCCTGGCAGCGGCTGACCCGCGGCAGGTGCGCCCTGTTCAACCACTACGGACCCACCGAGGCCACCGTCTGCGCCACCGTGCACCGGATCGGCGGCACGGACCGGCTCGGCGACCAGGGCCGGGTGCCGATCGGCACGCCGCTGCCACACGTGCGCGCCCGCGTCCTGGACCGGTCGGGACGCGTGGTGCCGACCGGCGGCGTGGGCGAGCTGCATCTGGGCGGGGCCGGCCTGGCAGATGGGTACGTACGCGAGCCGGCCCTGACCGCGGCGGCCTTCGTGCCCGACCCGGAAGGGCCCGACGGGGCGCGCCTGTACCGGACGGGCGACCTGGCGCGGGTACGGCCGGGCGGCGCGATCGAGTTCCTGGGCCGGCGCGACCGCCAGGTGAAGATCCGGGGCCACCGGATCGAACCGGCCGAGGTAGAGCACGCCATCAGGGCGCACCCGGCCGTCACCGACAGCGCCGTCGTCGTCTCCGGAGACCGCCTCATCGCCTACGCGGCGACCGGCGCGGCGGAGCTGACGCCGGGCACGTTACGTACGTTCCTGCGCGAACGGCTGCCCGGATACCTGGTGCCGGCCGCGTTCATGATGGTCGCCGCCATCCCGCGCACCACGCACGGGAAGGTGGACCAGGCGGCGCTGCCGCCCCTGCCGGGCCCGGCGGGCGAGGCGCCCGCGACCAGCACGGAATCGGCGCTGGCCGCGGTGTGGCAGCGGGTCCTCGGCGTGCACGACGTGCGCAGGTCGGACAACTTCTTCGAGGTGGGCGGGCACTCGCTGCTGGCCGGGCGGGTGGTGGCGGAGATCAAGCGGGAGCTCGGCATGGACGTGTCCCTGCGCGCGGTGCTGGAGACGGCCGACCTGGCCGAGCTCGCCGCCGCCGTGGAGGGCGGAGCCGAGCAGGAGCACCTCGACCTGGAACCGCTCGCCGTCCTGCCGCCCGACCTCGCCGTCCGGCCGAGGACCCTACCCCCGGTACGGCGCAGCCCGGCGATCCTGCTGACCGGGGCCACCGGCTTCCTCGGCGCCCACCTCATCGGCGAGCTCCTGGCCCGCACCGACGCCGAGATCGTCTGCCTGGTCAGGGCCGCCGACGAGCACCAGGCCCGGCAGCGGGTGCTGGACAACCTGCGGGACTACGGGCTGGACGCGCCGCCGGGCAGGCTGCGCGGGCTGCCCGGCGATCTGGGCTCGGCCCGGTTCGGCCTGGACCAGGAGCGGTTCGCCGAACTGGCCGGCGCGGTGGAGGTGATCTGCCACAACGGCGGGCAGGTGAACTTCCACGAGAGCTTCCACCGCATGAGCCCGGTCAACGTCGGCGGCACGGTCGAGGCCCTGCGGCTGGCCGGACTCGGCGGCGCCCGCCTGCACTTCGTCTCCACCCTCGGCGTCTTCCTGGGCGGAGCCCACCGGGACCGGGTGGTGGCCGAGACGACCGCCCCGGACGATCCGGCCGGTCTGGAGACGGGCTACGACCAGAGCAAGTGGGTGGCCGACCGGCTGGTGCGCCGGGCGCGGGACGCGGGCCTGCCGGTCATGGTGCACCGGCCGGCGCGGGTCAGCGGGCACAGCGAGACCGGCCAGGGCAACGCGGGCGACTACTTCAGCCGCCTGCTGGCCACGTGCGTCCGCCTCGGCATGGTGCCCGACCTGCCGATCGAGGAGGACATGGCACCCGTGGACTACGTCGCGGCGGGCATCGCCCACCTGATCACCGATCCCGCGGCGGCCGGCGACTTCCACTACTTCAACGGCGCGACGATCTCCTACCGGGAGATGGCCGAGGCGCTCGACGCCACGTGCGTGCCGTGGGACACGTGGCGGACGCAGGCCCGCGACCTGGGCCCGGACAGCCCGATGGCGCCGTTCGCGCCGGTGCTGTCCGCGGCGGACCCGCAGTTCCGGCGGCCCGCCTTCGACTGCGGTCACACCGAGCGGGTCCTCGCCCGCGCCGGGATCGTGTGCCCGCCCGCTGACGGCGCGCTCATCCGGCGCTACGCCGGCCGCCTGGCCGAAGTGGTGCACGCATGA
- a CDS encoding MFS transporter: MNIVRFALIWTASLLSSVGSSLTTFVLGVWVYQSTGSPTGFALVVLSGMLPGILIGPFAGVIVDRFDRRHVMIVTDCLAALSTAALAALIWTQALAVWHVALAGAVSGACGAFHLTAYQAMTPLLIPERHLGRANGLMHLSAGIQIAAPVLGATLLATVGMTGVVVLDLATFGVAMSALLLIRLPAAVLRPGAATERPAVLQDLGSGLRHLRARAGLPALVAALTGFNFTFAVAGVLVQPLILSFADPGVLGVLMFAGGAGMLAGGLVMGAWGGPRRKITGMTAFMALGGVFLVLHTLSPSPLLVGLAAAGFLFTLPVVNGCAHAVLQSRIDPAVLGRAMGTVHTLGSAAVPVGYLLAAPVAEHLLNPALVPGGALADSVGLLVGVGEGRGIAFVLLLDGLLLLAMAAVLATLPALRRLEHRPVPVPVA, encoded by the coding sequence ATGAACATCGTCAGGTTCGCGCTCATCTGGACGGCGTCGCTGCTGTCGTCCGTCGGCTCCAGCCTCACCACCTTCGTGCTCGGCGTGTGGGTGTACCAGAGCACCGGGTCGCCGACGGGGTTCGCGCTCGTCGTGCTCAGCGGCATGCTCCCGGGCATCCTCATCGGCCCGTTCGCCGGGGTGATCGTCGACCGGTTCGACCGGCGCCACGTGATGATCGTCACCGACTGCCTGGCCGCCCTGTCGACGGCCGCCCTCGCCGCACTGATCTGGACGCAGGCGCTGGCCGTGTGGCACGTCGCCCTGGCCGGCGCCGTCAGCGGCGCGTGCGGCGCCTTCCACCTGACCGCCTACCAGGCCATGACGCCGCTGCTGATCCCCGAACGGCACCTGGGCCGCGCCAACGGGCTCATGCACCTGTCCGCCGGCATCCAGATCGCCGCGCCCGTCCTCGGGGCCACGCTCCTGGCCACGGTCGGGATGACCGGGGTGGTGGTGCTCGACCTGGCCACTTTCGGCGTCGCCATGTCGGCCCTGCTGCTGATCCGGCTGCCCGCCGCCGTGCTGCGGCCGGGCGCCGCCACAGAGCGGCCTGCCGTACTGCAGGATCTCGGGTCGGGCCTGCGCCACCTGCGCGCCCGGGCCGGGCTGCCGGCGCTGGTGGCCGCGCTGACCGGATTCAACTTCACCTTCGCCGTCGCCGGGGTGCTGGTGCAGCCGCTGATCCTGTCCTTCGCCGACCCCGGGGTGCTGGGGGTGCTGATGTTCGCCGGAGGCGCGGGCATGCTCGCCGGCGGCCTCGTCATGGGCGCCTGGGGCGGGCCGCGCCGGAAGATCACCGGGATGACGGCGTTCATGGCGCTCGGCGGGGTCTTCCTCGTGCTGCACACGTTGAGTCCCTCGCCGCTGCTGGTTGGGCTGGCCGCCGCCGGGTTCCTGTTCACGCTGCCCGTGGTGAACGGCTGCGCGCACGCCGTGCTGCAGAGCCGCATCGATCCGGCCGTGCTGGGACGGGCCATGGGCACCGTGCACACCCTCGGATCGGCCGCCGTCCCTGTCGGTTACCTGCTCGCCGCGCCCGTGGCCGAGCACCTGCTGAACCCGGCGTTGGTGCCCGGCGGGGCGCTTGCCGACAGCGTGGGTCTGCTCGTCGGCGTCGGCGAAGGACGTGGGATCGCCTTCGTCCTGCTTCTCGACGGGCTGCTCCTGCTGGCCATGGCCGCCGTCCTGGCCACGCTGCCCGCCCTGCGCCGCCTGGAGCACCGGCCGGTCCCGGTCCCCGTCGCCTGA
- a CDS encoding methyltransferase family protein: MPVDLSPHEVAAFRRGEAPAPMLDLIGLMACHAIRAARTLGLFDALAAGPLTTDELAAAVGAAPDGLEQLLGLLRATGYVERHDGRHANTPATAAWLCSTSPVDYGRILGLWQAIVEEQWDGLAAAVRSGTPAGGFYTWLAARPDLSSAFHDLQRGLAEWLAEEVVSRVPLPEGSKSLLDLGGDHGVYAEAFCRAYPGLSGTIVDGAVTERSAGPLTWRTADLLTADLPGEQDVTVLFNVLHGFGAPDAAALVAKAAGTLRAGGLLVVLESLPCGTTADLAFGAGFSLNLWHTQGGALYPAETIRGWLEAAGCTAGPWQELTRSPAHALVTATKPADHG; the protein is encoded by the coding sequence ATGCCAGTCGACCTGTCACCCCACGAGGTGGCCGCCTTCCGCCGGGGCGAGGCCCCGGCGCCGATGCTGGACCTGATCGGCCTCATGGCCTGCCACGCCATCCGGGCCGCGCGCACGCTGGGGCTGTTCGACGCGCTCGCCGCCGGACCGTTGACGACCGACGAGCTCGCCGCGGCGGTCGGCGCCGCCCCCGACGGGCTGGAGCAGCTGCTCGGACTGCTGCGTGCCACGGGATACGTGGAACGCCACGACGGCCGGCACGCCAACACGCCCGCGACGGCGGCCTGGCTCTGCTCGACCTCACCCGTCGACTACGGGCGGATCCTCGGCCTGTGGCAGGCCATCGTGGAGGAGCAGTGGGACGGGCTCGCGGCCGCGGTGCGCTCCGGGACGCCGGCGGGCGGCTTCTACACCTGGCTCGCCGCCCGCCCGGACCTCTCCTCGGCCTTCCACGACCTGCAACGCGGCCTCGCCGAGTGGCTGGCGGAGGAGGTCGTCTCGCGGGTGCCGCTGCCGGAGGGCAGCAAGAGCCTGCTCGACCTGGGCGGCGATCACGGGGTGTACGCCGAGGCGTTCTGCCGGGCGTACCCCGGGCTGTCAGGCACGATCGTCGACGGCGCCGTCACCGAGCGCTCCGCCGGACCGCTGACCTGGCGGACGGCCGACCTGCTCACCGCCGACCTGCCGGGCGAGCAGGACGTGACCGTGCTCTTCAACGTGCTGCACGGGTTCGGCGCGCCCGACGCCGCCGCGCTGGTCGCCAAGGCGGCGGGCACGCTACGGGCAGGCGGCCTGCTGGTCGTCCTGGAGAGCCTGCCCTGCGGCACCACCGCCGACCTCGCCTTCGGCGCGGGATTCTCGCTCAACCTGTGGCACACGCAAGGAGGCGCCCTGTACCCGGCGGAGACGATCCGGGGATGGCTGGAGGCGGCGGGATGCACCGCCGGTCCCTGGCAGGAGCTCACCCGCTCGCCGGCGCACGCCCTCGTGACGGCCACCAAGCCGGCCGATCATGGCTGA
- a CDS encoding L-serine ammonia-lyase → MSIGVFDLFKIGIGPSSSHTGGPMAAAHKFARGLHEDGLLPRVARVEAILYGSLGLTGKGHGSDKAVLLGLSGEKPELVDVDSIDERLAAMRASGTVKLYGTHEIPFVVGEDLIFERKISLPEHPNGMRFTAYTADGGTLREKVYFSVGGGFVVDEQATGADRIKPDDTLLPYPFTTGEDLLKHCGTTGLSISGLMLENERAFGRTEAEIRAGILDLWRVMSECVHRGISREGVLPGGLRVKRRAHALHRRLRSESPEKDPLQAMDWVSLFALAVNEENAAGGRIVTAPTNGAAGIIPAVLTYYTRFVPRADDEGVVRFLLTAAAIGVLIKENASISGAEVGCQGEVGSACAMAAAGLTEVLGGTPEQVENAAEIGIEHNLGLTCDPIGGLVQIPCIERNAVASIKAITAARIALRGDGRHFVSLDKAIKTMRDTGRDMLDKYKETSRGGLAVNVIEC, encoded by the coding sequence ATGAGCATCGGCGTCTTCGACCTGTTCAAGATAGGCATCGGCCCGTCCAGCTCCCACACGGGCGGCCCGATGGCGGCCGCGCACAAGTTCGCCCGAGGCCTGCACGAGGACGGCCTCCTGCCGCGCGTGGCGCGCGTCGAGGCCATCCTGTACGGCTCACTCGGCCTCACCGGCAAGGGCCACGGCAGCGACAAGGCCGTCCTGCTGGGCCTGTCGGGCGAGAAGCCCGAACTCGTGGACGTGGACTCGATCGACGAGCGCCTGGCCGCGATGCGCGCGTCGGGCACGGTCAAGCTGTACGGCACTCACGAGATCCCCTTCGTCGTCGGCGAGGACCTGATCTTCGAACGCAAGATCTCGCTCCCCGAGCACCCGAACGGCATGCGCTTCACCGCCTACACCGCGGACGGCGGCACACTGCGGGAGAAGGTCTACTTCTCGGTCGGCGGCGGCTTCGTCGTGGACGAGCAGGCCACCGGCGCCGACCGCATCAAGCCGGACGACACCCTGCTCCCCTACCCCTTCACCACCGGCGAGGACCTGCTCAAGCACTGCGGGACCACGGGCCTGTCGATCTCTGGGCTGATGCTGGAGAACGAGCGGGCCTTCGGCCGCACCGAGGCGGAGATCCGCGCGGGGATCCTGGACCTGTGGCGGGTCATGTCCGAGTGCGTGCACCGCGGGATCTCGCGGGAGGGCGTGCTGCCCGGCGGGCTGCGCGTCAAGCGCCGCGCCCACGCGCTGCACCGGCGCCTGCGCAGCGAATCGCCGGAGAAGGACCCGCTGCAGGCCATGGACTGGGTGTCGCTGTTCGCGCTGGCGGTCAACGAGGAGAACGCGGCGGGGGGCCGTATCGTGACCGCCCCGACGAACGGCGCGGCCGGCATCATCCCCGCCGTGCTGACCTACTACACGCGCTTCGTGCCGCGGGCCGACGACGAGGGCGTGGTCCGCTTCCTGCTGACGGCGGCGGCGATCGGCGTGCTGATCAAGGAGAACGCGTCGATCTCCGGTGCGGAGGTGGGCTGCCAGGGCGAGGTCGGCTCGGCCTGCGCCATGGCCGCCGCCGGGCTCACCGAGGTGCTCGGCGGCACGCCCGAGCAGGTTGAGAACGCCGCCGAGATCGGCATCGAACACAACCTGGGCCTGACCTGCGACCCGATCGGCGGCCTGGTGCAGATCCCGTGCATCGAACGCAACGCGGTCGCCTCCATCAAGGCCATCACCGCGGCCAGGATCGCGCTGCGCGGCGACGGCCGCCACTTCGTCTCTCTGGACAAGGCCATCAAGACGATGCGCGACACCGGCCGGGACATGCTGGACAAGTACAAGGAGACCTCGCGCGGCGGCCTCGCCGTCAACGTCATCGAGTGCTGA
- a CDS encoding sarcosine oxidase subunit gamma translates to MAERRSPAAAFADRFATASKSEALTLAEIPFLRQVNVRVDPASPAAADLGAVLGVALPVSPGTAVRSGEVTVAWLGPDEWLVIGPEGYAAEPLREALGDRHGSVVDVSAQRTTLLVGGPRARDVLAHGCALDLHPSVFGPGSCAQTMLARAQVVLLSQQEGFLVLVRSSFAAYLAEWLLDAATEYVT, encoded by the coding sequence ATGGCTGAGCGCAGGAGTCCGGCCGCGGCCTTCGCCGACCGGTTCGCGACCGCTTCGAAGAGCGAGGCGCTGACGCTGGCGGAGATCCCCTTTCTCCGGCAGGTCAACGTGCGCGTGGACCCGGCGAGCCCGGCCGCGGCGGACCTCGGGGCGGTGCTCGGCGTGGCGCTGCCCGTCTCGCCGGGCACCGCCGTGCGGTCGGGCGAGGTGACGGTGGCCTGGCTGGGGCCCGACGAGTGGCTGGTGATCGGCCCTGAGGGGTACGCGGCCGAGCCGTTGCGCGAAGCCCTCGGCGACCGGCACGGGTCCGTGGTGGACGTGTCGGCGCAGCGCACCACTCTGCTGGTGGGCGGGCCTCGGGCCCGGGATGTGCTGGCCCACGGCTGCGCCCTCGACCTGCATCCTTCGGTGTTCGGCCCGGGCTCGTGCGCGCAGACCATGCTGGCGCGGGCCCAGGTCGTGCTGCTGTCCCAGCAGGAGGGTTTCCTGGTGCTGGTGCGCTCGTCGTTCGCGGCCTACCTGGCCGAGTGGCTGCTGGACGCGGCGACGGAATATGTGACATGA